From a region of the Actinopolymorpha singaporensis genome:
- a CDS encoding Gfo/Idh/MocA family oxidoreductase encodes MSPLRVGVIGLGEVAQVIHLPILESLPELYELAAVCDLSPTLLDVVGRRYGVERRYDDFQKLARDQTLDCVLVLNNDEYHCDAVTAALGQSLHVLVEKPMCLSPREAERIVAARDASGCVVMVGYMRRFAPAFTAAKEQLTKLGRVNYVRVHDVIGRNQLLIDQTAHVLRPHDLPAAALADRHERGRRLVREALGDVPDVLGGTYRLLCGLGSHDLSAMRELLGRPRGVAAARQWRDGQFVVALFEYDDHLAVYETGVDEQLRFDAHIEVYGETTSMRIQYDTPYVRHLPTVLMFEESNGDAYTRSVVRPHLKDPYTHELEAFHASVTAGVPVRTTPEDFVQDLELFTEIIRLAHHTQKGAERC; translated from the coding sequence ATGAGCCCGCTTCGAGTCGGTGTAATCGGCCTCGGCGAGGTCGCTCAGGTCATTCATCTGCCCATCCTGGAATCGTTGCCAGAGCTCTACGAGCTGGCCGCCGTGTGCGACCTCTCCCCCACCCTGCTCGACGTCGTGGGCAGGCGGTACGGCGTGGAACGGCGCTACGACGACTTCCAGAAGCTGGCACGCGACCAGACCCTGGACTGTGTGCTCGTGCTCAACAACGACGAGTACCACTGCGACGCCGTGACCGCGGCGCTGGGGCAGTCCCTGCACGTGCTGGTGGAAAAGCCGATGTGTCTCAGCCCCCGGGAGGCGGAGCGGATCGTCGCCGCCCGGGATGCTTCGGGATGTGTGGTCATGGTCGGCTACATGCGGCGATTCGCCCCCGCGTTCACCGCTGCCAAGGAGCAGTTGACGAAGCTGGGACGGGTCAACTACGTACGCGTCCATGACGTCATCGGCCGCAACCAGTTGCTGATCGACCAGACCGCGCACGTGCTCCGTCCGCACGACCTTCCGGCGGCAGCCCTGGCGGACCGGCACGAGCGCGGACGCCGGTTGGTGCGGGAGGCGCTCGGAGATGTTCCCGACGTGCTCGGCGGCACCTACCGCCTGCTGTGCGGGCTTGGCAGCCACGACCTGTCGGCGATGCGTGAGCTGCTCGGGCGGCCCCGCGGAGTCGCCGCCGCCCGCCAGTGGCGCGACGGGCAGTTCGTGGTCGCGCTGTTCGAGTACGACGACCACCTGGCGGTCTACGAGACCGGCGTGGACGAACAGCTTCGGTTCGACGCACACATCGAGGTCTACGGCGAGACCACGTCGATGCGGATCCAGTACGACACGCCCTACGTCCGGCACTTGCCCACCGTCTTGATGTTCGAGGAGAGCAACGGGGACGCCTACACCCGTTCGGTGGTCCGGCCACACCTGAAGGACCCCTACACCCACGAACTCGAGGCGTTCCACGCGTCGGTCACCGCCGGCGTTCCGGTCAGGACGACTCCCGAGGACTTCGTGCAGGACCTCGAGCTGTTCACCGAGATCATCCGGCTCGCCCACCACACACAGAAAGGCGCGGAACGATGCTGA
- a CDS encoding endo-1,4-beta-xylanase, with amino-acid sequence MGTSTSLHRRAFLLGAGAAATAGVVGLGTAETAHAAEVAGTRVPPLWRAAARKGLLLGSSAATWQLEDADYAALHARHAALLLTEDDMLWWRLRPTPDSGLDFTYADRIVEFAERNRQLVLGAHLVWDQGFGDGWGEDDLWNIPEDRARELLYGTMRAVMRRYRHRVPIWSVVNEAIVNGTDTGHGGLREDVPWFQTIGPDYVAHAFRVAHDTDSHACLMMNDFGYETVNQWGDEPADKQRNTLRVLDDLLGAGVPVHAFGIQGHLLADRFHERFHARQYLRFLSELADRGLRILITELDVLDDGLPTATGPRDRMVADVYRRYLDVTLECADVVAVVDFGLSDRYTWLDEDYPREDGTHRRPLPFDADLRPVRAYHAERRSLGSAPRRRPAWKSPRTCTHR; translated from the coding sequence ATGGGCACCAGCACATCCCTGCACCGGCGGGCCTTCCTGCTCGGCGCCGGAGCCGCCGCCACGGCCGGTGTCGTCGGCCTGGGGACGGCGGAAACGGCACACGCGGCAGAGGTCGCCGGGACACGCGTACCACCCCTGTGGCGAGCCGCGGCCAGGAAGGGACTCCTCTTGGGATCCTCCGCGGCGACGTGGCAACTGGAGGACGCCGACTACGCCGCCCTGCACGCCAGGCATGCCGCGCTCCTGCTGACCGAGGACGACATGCTGTGGTGGCGGCTGCGGCCCACTCCCGACTCCGGGCTCGACTTCACCTACGCCGACCGGATCGTCGAGTTCGCCGAACGCAACCGGCAACTCGTGCTGGGTGCCCACCTGGTGTGGGACCAGGGGTTCGGCGACGGCTGGGGCGAGGACGACCTGTGGAACATCCCCGAGGACCGTGCCCGCGAGCTGCTCTACGGCACCATGCGCGCAGTGATGCGGCGTTACCGCCACCGCGTGCCGATCTGGAGCGTGGTCAACGAGGCGATCGTCAACGGGACGGACACGGGGCACGGCGGGCTGCGGGAGGACGTCCCGTGGTTCCAGACCATCGGCCCCGACTACGTGGCACACGCGTTCCGGGTCGCGCACGATACCGACTCGCACGCGTGCCTGATGATGAACGACTTCGGCTACGAGACCGTCAACCAGTGGGGCGACGAGCCGGCCGACAAGCAGCGCAACACCCTCCGGGTGCTCGACGACCTGCTCGGTGCCGGGGTTCCCGTGCACGCGTTCGGGATCCAGGGTCACCTGCTGGCCGACCGGTTCCACGAACGCTTCCACGCACGGCAGTACCTCCGGTTCCTCTCCGAGCTGGCCGACCGCGGCCTGAGGATCCTGATCACCGAGCTGGACGTCCTCGACGACGGGCTGCCCACGGCGACCGGGCCCCGCGACCGGATGGTCGCCGACGTCTACCGCCGCTACCTCGACGTGACGCTCGAGTGCGCGGACGTGGTGGCCGTCGTCGACTTCGGCTTGTCCGACCGCTACACCTGGCTGGACGAGGACTACCCACGCGAGGACGGGACGCACCGGCGCCCGCTGCCCTTCGACGCCGACCTGCGGCCCGTTCGCGCCTACCACGCCGAACGCCGCAGCCTTGGCAGTGCGCCCCGGAGGCGACCGGCCTGGAAGTCCCCGCGAACCTGCACCCACCGGTGA
- a CDS encoding AraC family transcriptional regulator: MDALSQLVATMRTGEPASSLITHHAPWHRSYPPVQGAGIHVILQGSAVLLPSGTEPVALGVGDVVFTPQGAGHALADSATTPLPGVGTAADTAADGDGPTTVLLCGAYGLDRSRVHPMLLELPEYVHLPARLGHHPSLRAAIDLLGREVQDRRPGTDAAIPALLDMLLLFILRAWTDDQDCDEGSGWAAALRDRPVSTALSAIHRNPGHPWTVESLGTEAGLSRAAFARRFAALVGQPPLAYLTWWRLTTAARLLRETDSSLQSVAQRVGYASEFAFANAFKREFGTAPGAYRRRG, from the coding sequence GTGGACGCGCTCAGCCAACTGGTCGCCACGATGCGGACGGGAGAACCCGCGTCGTCTCTGATCACCCACCACGCCCCCTGGCACCGCTCGTACCCACCCGTCCAGGGAGCGGGGATTCACGTGATCCTTCAGGGATCGGCCGTCCTGCTCCCGTCCGGGACGGAGCCGGTTGCGCTCGGTGTCGGGGACGTGGTTTTCACACCACAGGGTGCCGGACACGCGCTGGCCGACAGCGCCACGACTCCCCTCCCCGGGGTCGGCACCGCCGCAGACACCGCCGCAGACGGCGACGGCCCGACTACCGTGCTCCTCTGCGGGGCGTACGGGCTGGACCGTTCACGGGTCCATCCGATGCTGCTGGAGCTGCCGGAGTACGTCCACCTCCCGGCCCGCCTGGGCCACCATCCCTCACTTCGGGCGGCCATCGACCTCCTCGGCCGGGAGGTGCAGGACCGGCGGCCCGGAACCGACGCGGCGATACCAGCGCTGCTCGACATGCTGTTGCTGTTCATCCTTCGGGCGTGGACGGATGATCAGGACTGCGACGAGGGCAGCGGATGGGCAGCCGCACTCAGAGATCGCCCGGTCAGTACGGCGCTGTCGGCCATCCACCGAAACCCCGGGCATCCCTGGACCGTCGAGAGCCTCGGCACCGAGGCGGGACTGTCCCGGGCCGCGTTCGCCCGCCGGTTCGCCGCCCTCGTCGGGCAACCGCCACTCGCGTACCTCACCTGGTGGCGGCTGACCACCGCCGCACGGCTGCTCCGCGAGACCGACAGCTCGCTGCAGTCGGTGGCCCAGCGGGTGGGCTACGCCTCGGAGTTCGCGTTCGCCAACGCGTTCAAGCGGGAGTTCGGAACCGCGCCAGGCGCCTACCGGCGACGCGGGTGA
- a CDS encoding NADPH-dependent FMN reductase, with protein sequence MTRVGIIIGSTRPGRNGEAVGRWVQEVAHAHGGGEYELIDLAAFDLPHLDEIVPAAAGQYALQHTRRWAETIRGLDAFVFVTPEYNHSMPGVLKTALDFVYAEWNHKAAGFVGYGADGGVRAVEQLRQVMAHLKVADVGPQVTLSLWTDFVNMNEFRPDARHEATLATMLDELLSWARALRTVRTESVHNGTVRKEAVAEPVG encoded by the coding sequence ATGACCAGAGTGGGAATCATCATCGGAAGCACCCGGCCCGGGCGTAACGGCGAAGCCGTGGGCCGCTGGGTGCAGGAGGTCGCACACGCTCACGGCGGCGGGGAGTACGAGCTCATCGATCTGGCGGCCTTCGACCTGCCGCACCTGGACGAGATCGTCCCGGCCGCGGCGGGGCAGTACGCCCTCCAGCACACGCGGCGCTGGGCGGAAACGATCCGCGGCCTCGACGCCTTCGTCTTCGTCACGCCGGAGTACAACCACTCGATGCCGGGCGTCCTGAAGACCGCTCTCGACTTCGTGTACGCGGAGTGGAACCACAAGGCCGCAGGCTTCGTCGGGTACGGCGCCGACGGCGGGGTCCGCGCCGTCGAGCAGCTCCGCCAGGTGATGGCGCACCTGAAGGTGGCCGACGTCGGGCCACAGGTCACGTTGTCGCTGTGGACGGACTTCGTGAACATGAACGAGTTCCGGCCCGACGCCCGGCACGAGGCGACGCTCGCAACCATGCTGGACGAGCTGCTCAGCTGGGCCCGCGCGTTGCGAACGGTCCGGACCGAGTCCGTGCACAACGGGACGGTGCGAAAGGAGGCCGTGGCCGAGCCGGTCGGCTGA
- a CDS encoding nucleoside deaminase, with translation MEPGRHEDAGLTAADRGYLRRCVDLAREALEDGDEPFGSLLVDDQGVVRFADRNRVKDGDETRHPEFEIARWAASNLSPAQRRDSVVYTSGEHCPMCSAAHAWVGLGRIVYATSSEQLVGWRKEWGAPPAPVAPLPITTVAPGIRVAGPDPELADEVRALHARLLGVTDK, from the coding sequence ATGGAACCTGGACGTCACGAGGACGCCGGACTCACCGCGGCTGACCGCGGCTACCTGCGCCGCTGTGTCGACCTGGCGCGGGAGGCGCTGGAGGACGGGGACGAGCCGTTCGGCTCCCTGCTCGTCGACGATCAGGGAGTCGTACGGTTCGCCGACCGCAACCGCGTCAAGGACGGCGACGAGACTCGCCATCCGGAGTTCGAGATCGCCCGGTGGGCGGCGTCGAACCTCTCACCCGCGCAGCGGCGCGACAGTGTCGTCTACACCTCCGGAGAGCACTGCCCGATGTGCAGTGCCGCCCACGCCTGGGTTGGCCTGGGCCGGATCGTCTACGCGACGAGCTCGGAGCAACTGGTCGGCTGGCGGAAGGAGTGGGGCGCTCCGCCGGCACCCGTCGCACCGCTGCCGATCACCACGGTCGCACCCGGCATTCGGGTCGCCGGCCCCGATCCCGAGCTCGCTGACGAGGTGCGCGCCCTGCACGCCCGGCTGCTGGGTGTGACGGACAAATAG
- a CDS encoding cobyric acid synthase, whose translation MTGQGLLVAGTTSDAGKTVVTTALCRALRRRGYRVAPFKAQNMSNNSMVTAEGAEIGRAQWVQAVAAGVEPEAAMNPVLLKPGSDLRSHVVVMGRPYGTLDASDFLGGRGALARAAFDAFDDLRTRYDVVVCEGAGSPAEINLRRFDYVNMGLARHGRVPTIVVGDIDRGGVFASMYGTLALLEPDDQALLCGFVVNKFRGDVGLLRPGLDSLEELTGRPVLGVLPWLGGLWLDSEDALALESRPRPDVTAPGERLRVSVVLLPRISNFTDVDALCLEPGLDVDFVHDARGLGSPDVVVLPGTRATLSDLAWLRQRGLADAITAHAARGGVVLGICGGFQMLGREVRDPDGVEGPAGACAEGLGLLDVRTDFGPDKVLRLPSGEALGVPAGGYEIHHGRVHLGADEPFLGGARRGSVFGTMWHGSLEGDAFRRAWLGEVASLVGLSIEPGQVSFAAARERRIDDLADAVEEHLDLEAIVRLVETGPPANLPVVKGSLT comes from the coding sequence GTGACAGGACAGGGCCTCCTAGTGGCCGGTACGACGTCCGACGCGGGCAAGACCGTCGTCACCACGGCACTGTGCCGGGCGTTGCGCCGGCGGGGCTACCGGGTCGCGCCGTTCAAGGCGCAGAACATGTCCAACAACTCGATGGTCACCGCCGAAGGCGCGGAGATCGGCCGGGCCCAGTGGGTGCAGGCGGTGGCTGCCGGTGTGGAGCCGGAGGCGGCCATGAACCCCGTACTCCTCAAGCCCGGCAGCGATCTGCGTAGCCACGTCGTGGTGATGGGCCGTCCGTACGGCACTCTCGACGCGTCGGACTTTCTCGGCGGGAGAGGTGCGCTGGCTCGGGCCGCGTTCGACGCGTTCGACGACCTGCGGACCCGCTACGACGTGGTGGTGTGCGAGGGCGCGGGCAGCCCGGCGGAGATCAACCTGCGCAGGTTCGACTACGTGAACATGGGTCTCGCCCGGCATGGCCGAGTCCCGACGATCGTGGTGGGCGACATCGACCGGGGCGGGGTGTTCGCGTCGATGTACGGCACGTTGGCCCTGCTGGAGCCGGACGACCAGGCGCTGTTGTGTGGCTTCGTGGTGAACAAGTTCCGTGGCGACGTCGGGCTGCTCCGGCCCGGACTGGACAGCCTGGAGGAACTCACGGGGCGACCGGTGCTCGGCGTACTGCCCTGGCTGGGAGGACTGTGGCTGGACTCCGAGGACGCCCTCGCGCTGGAGTCCCGCCCTCGCCCGGACGTCACTGCGCCGGGGGAGCGGCTGCGGGTCTCGGTGGTGCTGCTGCCGCGGATCAGCAACTTCACCGACGTCGACGCGCTGTGCCTGGAACCCGGCCTGGACGTGGATTTCGTGCACGACGCGCGAGGGCTGGGTTCGCCGGACGTCGTGGTGCTCCCTGGCACGCGAGCCACCCTCTCCGACCTGGCCTGGCTGCGGCAGCGAGGTCTGGCCGACGCGATCACCGCCCATGCCGCGCGCGGCGGGGTGGTGCTGGGCATCTGCGGAGGGTTCCAGATGCTTGGCCGTGAGGTGCGCGACCCGGACGGCGTCGAGGGACCTGCCGGTGCGTGCGCCGAGGGGCTCGGCCTGCTGGACGTACGTACCGACTTCGGGCCCGACAAGGTGCTCCGGTTGCCGTCCGGCGAGGCGCTCGGCGTACCGGCCGGTGGTTACGAGATCCATCACGGCCGGGTCCACCTCGGTGCCGACGAACCGTTCCTCGGCGGTGCCCGACGCGGCTCGGTGTTCGGGACCATGTGGCACGGCAGTCTGGAAGGCGACGCGTTCCGCCGTGCCTGGCTGGGTGAGGTCGCATCCTTGGTCGGCTTGTCCATCGAGCCTGGGCAGGTCAGCTTCGCAGCGGCGCGCGAACGGCGCATCGACGACCTCGCCGACGCCGTCGAGGAGCACCTCGACCTGGAAGCCATCGTGCGGCTGGTCGAGACCGGCCCGCCCGCGAACCTTCCGGTGGTCAAGGGGTCGCTGACTTGA
- a CDS encoding HpcH/HpaI aldolase family protein has product MSGLATEFAARIRRRERAIGYWSAMDAPVATERIGRLGYDYVVLDAQHGLIGYSGILNGLTAIDAGAQAVGMVRVEDNHLTLTPIGRALDAGAAGVIVPLVNTPAEAASAVSATRYPPAGRRSYGPMRSGLRIGPRPSEADASTLVFAMIETREGLENVEAICRTPGLDGVYVGPSDLVLGLGGAFPGDPAVAGEFEAALRAVSEAAKAAGVASGIHTHDGEVAAKRLAEGFTFASVASDLVHLELAARAHLTAARGRTHQ; this is encoded by the coding sequence GTGAGTGGTCTTGCGACGGAGTTCGCCGCCAGGATCCGTAGGCGGGAAAGGGCGATCGGCTACTGGTCGGCCATGGACGCCCCGGTGGCCACCGAACGGATCGGCCGGCTCGGCTACGACTATGTCGTGCTCGACGCACAGCACGGCCTGATCGGATACTCCGGAATCCTCAACGGACTGACAGCGATCGACGCCGGCGCACAGGCGGTCGGGATGGTCCGGGTGGAGGACAACCACCTGACGCTGACGCCGATCGGGCGCGCGCTCGACGCCGGTGCGGCCGGCGTCATCGTGCCGCTCGTCAACACGCCCGCTGAGGCGGCCAGTGCGGTGAGCGCCACCCGTTACCCACCGGCGGGCAGGCGTTCGTACGGACCCATGCGGTCAGGTTTGCGGATCGGCCCGCGTCCGTCGGAGGCGGATGCGAGCACGCTGGTGTTCGCGATGATCGAGACCCGCGAGGGCCTGGAGAACGTCGAGGCGATCTGCCGTACGCCCGGACTGGACGGTGTCTACGTCGGTCCGTCGGATCTCGTTCTCGGGCTCGGGGGAGCGTTCCCGGGTGACCCCGCAGTCGCCGGTGAGTTCGAGGCGGCGTTGCGGGCGGTGAGTGAGGCCGCGAAGGCCGCTGGTGTGGCGTCCGGTATCCACACCCATGACGGCGAGGTGGCCGCGAAGCGGCTGGCCGAGGGTTTCACGTTCGCCAGCGTCGCCTCTGACCTGGTGCATCTGGAGCTGGCGGCACGCGCGCACCTGACCGCCGCGCGTGGCAGGACGCACCAGTGA
- a CDS encoding YciI family protein, which produces MRYLISVIDDKSNPGSTDRQPAISAFNERLIAEGYWVFAGGLADTDAATVVDNRGEQAVFSDGPFVESKEYLAGVWVWEAPDLDVALELAAEASKVCDRKIEVRPFQ; this is translated from the coding sequence ATGCGGTACCTGATTTCTGTGATCGATGACAAGAGCAATCCCGGCAGTACGGACAGGCAGCCTGCCATCAGCGCGTTCAACGAACGACTGATCGCCGAGGGCTACTGGGTCTTCGCGGGCGGACTTGCGGACACCGATGCGGCCACGGTCGTCGACAACCGGGGCGAGCAGGCGGTGTTCAGCGACGGGCCTTTCGTGGAGTCGAAGGAGTACCTCGCCGGTGTCTGGGTGTGGGAGGCCCCTGATCTGGATGTGGCGCTCGAGCTCGCCGCCGAGGCGTCGAAGGTCTGCGATCGGAAGATCGAGGTGCGGCCGTTCCAGTGA
- a CDS encoding MmcQ/YjbR family DNA-binding protein, whose protein sequence is MATISDVRPLGTSLERSYEVCVRGRLKFRVRQIVYVAFSIDESVMGFAFPVEERAALVAGEPHKFHLPATSDMRFNWVHADLAALDPTEARELVVDAWRMVVPAKLSRAFDAAHPKGPG, encoded by the coding sequence ATGGCGACGATCAGCGATGTCCGGCCACTCGGAACGTCACTGGAGCGCTCCTACGAGGTGTGTGTGCGCGGCAGGTTGAAGTTCCGGGTCAGGCAGATCGTGTACGTGGCCTTCTCCATCGACGAGAGCGTCATGGGTTTCGCGTTCCCCGTCGAGGAGCGAGCGGCGCTCGTCGCGGGCGAGCCGCACAAGTTCCACCTGCCGGCGACATCGGACATGCGGTTCAACTGGGTGCACGCCGACCTCGCTGCTCTCGACCCGACGGAGGCCCGCGAACTCGTTGTCGACGCGTGGCGCATGGTCGTGCCGGCGAAGCTCTCCCGTGCTTTCGACGCAGCTCACCCCAAAGGTCCTGGCTGA